The Prinia subflava isolate CZ2003 ecotype Zambia chromosome 13, Cam_Psub_1.2, whole genome shotgun sequence genome contains a region encoding:
- the KCNG4 gene encoding potassium voltage-gated channel subfamily G member 4 translates to MPILSRGSDQDYSNISYNSCNSLSHLLPIGVETPSVKGVHYQRARRIYRPDQASAVDLKTEIMINVGGIKYLLPWSTLDEFPLTRLSKLKLCSSYEEIIQLCDDYDEDTHEFFFDRNPNAFGMIVSFLAAGKLMLLRDMCALSFQEELRYWGIEESNLENCCFRKLFQKLQELAEIRREEELRRSKEASCVLDEKTRFGQFMNRLRDMVDNPQSGLPGKVFACLSILFVATTAISLCVSTMPDLRAEEDRGECSQKCYYIFVIETICVAWFSLEFCLRFIQARSKCQFFKGPLNIIDFLAISPYYASLIFSEDDPGEEEDRPSSNTYLEKVGLVLRVLRALRILYVMRLARHSLGLQTLGLTVRKCTREFGLLLLFLCVAVTLFSPLVYLAENESGRVLEFTSIPASYWWAIISMTTVGYGDMVPRSVPGQMVALSSILSGILIMSFPATSIFHTFSHSYSQLRKEHERLQSRLSRAKSANRPGESDTLNETDSLALEGQGSPIKYIYTGN, encoded by the exons ATGCCTATTCTCTCCAGAGGCAGCGACCAAGACTACAGCAACATCAGCTACAACTCCTGCAATTCCCTGAGCCACCTCCTCCCCATCGGCGTTGAAACCCCCTCTGTCAAGGGGGTCCATTACCAGCGGGCCAGGAGGATTTACCGCCCTGACCAAGCGTCTGCAGTTGATTTAAAGACAGAGATCATGATCAATGTGGGAGGCATCAAGTACCTGCTGCCTTGGAGCACCTTGGATGAGTTTCCCCTGACCAGGCTGAGCAAACTGAAGCTTTGCAGCAGCTATGAGGAGATCATCCAGCTGTGTGACGACTACGACGAGGACACCCACGAGTTCTTCTTTGACAGGAACCCCAACGCCTTTGGGATGATTGTCAGCTTCTTGGCGGCGGGGAAGCTGATGCTCTTGAGAGACATGTGTGCCTTGTCTttccaggaggagctgaggtACTGGGGCATTGAGGAGTCCAACCTGGAGAACTGCTGCTTTCGGAAACTGTTCcagaagctgcaggagctggcgGAGATCCGCAGAGAAGAGGAGCTGCGGAGGAGCAAGGAGGCTTCGTGTGTCCTGGATGAGAAAACCAGGTTTGGGCAGTTCATGAACAGGCTCAGAGATATGGTGGACAATCCCCAGTCAGGACTGCCAGGAAAAGTCTTTGCTTGTCTCTCCATCCTCTTTGTGGCCACCACAGCTATCAGCCTTTGTGTGAGCACAATGCCAGACTTGAGAGCTGAAGAAGACAGG GGCGAGTGTTCCCAGAAGTGCTATTACATCTTTGTCATCGAGACCATCTGCGTGGCTTGGTTCTCCCTGGAGTTCTGCCTCCGCTTCATCCAGGCCAGGAGCAAGTGTCAGTTCTTCAAAGGCCCCCTGAACATCATCGACTTCCTGGCCATTTCCCCTTACTACGCCTCGCTCATCTTCTCAGAGGACGACCCCGGCGAGGAGGAGGACAGGCCGAGCAGCAACACGTACCTGGAGAAGGTGGGGCTGGTGCTGCGGGTGCTACGTGCCTTGAGGATCCTGTACGTGATGCGCCTTGCCCGGCACTCCCTGGGCCTGCAGACGCTGGGCCTCACCGTGCGCAAGTGCACGCGGGAGTtcgggctgctgctgctcttcctctgcgTGGCCGTCACCCTCTTCTCCCCCCTGGTGTACCTGGCCGAGAACGAGTCCGGCAGGGTGCTGGAGTTCACCAGCATCCCCGCCTCGTACTGGTGGGCCATCATCTCCATGACCACCGTGGGCTACGGGGACATGGTGCCGCGCAGCGTGCCGGGACAGATGGTGGCTCTCAGCAGCATCCTCAGCGGGATCCTCATCATGTCCTTCCCCGCCACCTCCATCTTCCACACCTTCTCCCACTCCTACTCCCAGCTGCGCAAGGAGCACGAGCGGCTGCAGTCGCGGCTGAGCCGGGCCAAGAGCGCCAACCGCCCCGGAGAGAGCGACACCCTCAACGAGACAGACAGCCTGGCGCTGGAGGGGCAGGGCTCGCCCATCAAATACATCTACACGGGGAACTGA